One genomic segment of Rubrobacter calidifluminis includes these proteins:
- the solA gene encoding N-methyl-L-tryptophan oxidase — protein sequence MTSQDVIVVGLGAMGSAVAFHLASRGLRVLGVEQYSPAHERGSSHGRSRIIRLAYYESPEYVPLLLRAWELWEELEERSARKLLSRTGALMVGSSESELFRGSLRSATEHDLPHEVLDAQEIRRRFPSLDPPPDTLALYEERAGFIVPEEGVKAHLQLAGSLGAELRFEERLLSWEERDGGVLVETSRGSYGASHLVLAPGPWAPQLLGELGGSLYVERQVMVWFSASCDGLPVIMWEADDGRIFYCIPEGPERIKAALHHGGKRTTPETLDRRVQEEDVEAIKGYLRKYAPALAGALVESSVCMYTNSPDLHFVVGPHPRHPRIILACGFSGHGYKFCGVIGEVVADLVTEGRTGHPIKPFSPARLQPQA from the coding sequence TTGACCTCCCAAGACGTCATCGTCGTGGGTCTGGGGGCGATGGGAAGCGCCGTCGCCTTCCACCTGGCATCGCGCGGGCTGCGCGTGCTCGGCGTCGAGCAATACTCCCCGGCCCACGAGCGGGGCTCGAGCCACGGTCGCTCGCGCATCATCCGCCTCGCCTATTACGAATCCCCCGAGTACGTGCCGCTCTTGCTGCGGGCATGGGAGCTGTGGGAGGAGCTCGAGGAGAGGAGCGCGCGCAAGCTCCTCTCCCGGACCGGGGCCCTGATGGTCGGTTCTTCGGAGAGCGAACTCTTCCGCGGCAGCCTGCGCAGCGCCACCGAGCACGACCTGCCCCACGAAGTGCTCGACGCACAGGAGATCCGACGGCGCTTCCCGTCTCTCGATCCCCCTCCCGACACGTTAGCTCTCTACGAGGAGCGGGCCGGCTTCATCGTGCCCGAGGAGGGGGTGAAGGCCCATCTGCAACTCGCCGGATCCCTCGGAGCCGAGCTCCGTTTCGAAGAACGCCTCCTCTCCTGGGAAGAGAGGGATGGCGGCGTGCTCGTCGAAACCAGCCGGGGTTCCTACGGTGCCTCCCATCTCGTGCTCGCCCCCGGACCCTGGGCTCCACAGCTTCTCGGTGAGCTGGGTGGTTCGCTGTATGTCGAGCGGCAGGTGATGGTGTGGTTTTCGGCCTCCTGCGACGGGCTGCCGGTCATCATGTGGGAGGCCGATGACGGACGCATCTTCTACTGCATCCCGGAGGGTCCGGAGAGGATCAAGGCGGCGCTGCATCACGGAGGCAAAAGGACAACCCCGGAGACGCTGGACCGCCGGGTGCAGGAAGAGGACGTGGAGGCGATAAAGGGATATCTGAGGAAGTACGCCCCCGCCCTCGCAGGAGCCCTCGTAGAGAGCTCCGTGTGCATGTACACCAACAGCCCGGATCTTCACTTCGTGGTGGGGCCCCACCCGCGCCATCCACGGATCATCCTCGCCTGCGGTTTCTCCGGGCACGGCTACAAGTTCTGCGGGGTTATCGGGGAGGTCGTAGCCGACCTGGTGACCGAAGGCAGGACGGGTCATCCCATAAAACCCTTCTCCCCCGCCCGGCTCCAGCCTCAAGCCTGA
- a CDS encoding aldehyde dehydrogenase family protein — translation MGEETRGLVSRPVRRVASRVGGSRVEGSPGGHLRSTNPAHLDEVVAEVSLGEAGTFVAACRAAREAQSGWAEVPVPVRSRVIRRIGDLMMANKEALARLVTREIGKPYAEALGEVQEIIDTCDFFTSEGRRLYGQTVPSEMPDKQLFTFRVPVGVAAIITAGNFPVAVPSWYIVPALLCGNAVVWKPAEYSPATADAFYEIFTHGGLPDGVLNVVQAEGAIAFEGLERALEEGLVDKIGFTGSTEVGRRIGELAGRHLQTPCLELGGKNPLVVMPDARLDLAVEGALFSGFGTAGQRCTSLGTAIVHESVHDEFLRRLAEAVGEARIGDPMQDVLYGPMLSERFYERFLGWLELTRDHHSLHGSTGTGRITKENPRENFVGDPEAGLYCHPTIVDGITPEDELYRTETFGPIVGVAKFSTFDEAVELANGHGYGLSASIYTENAREALRFRERISAGMLSINNSTSGAEAHLPFGGNGKSGNGSRLSGIWVLDQFTRWQSMNWDYSGRLQKAQMDLIELPADENFRLDPEEDGV, via the coding sequence ATGGGAGAAGAGACGCGAGGTCTGGTCTCACGTCCGGTTCGCCGGGTAGCGTCGCGGGTTGGAGGAAGCAGGGTCGAGGGATCGCCCGGCGGGCATCTGCGCTCTACCAACCCGGCGCATCTTGATGAGGTGGTCGCGGAGGTTTCGCTCGGGGAAGCGGGCACGTTCGTCGCGGCGTGCCGGGCGGCGAGGGAGGCGCAGAGCGGGTGGGCTGAGGTGCCGGTCCCGGTGCGCTCGCGGGTGATACGTCGGATCGGGGATCTTATGATGGCCAACAAGGAGGCGCTGGCACGTCTGGTGACCCGTGAGATCGGCAAGCCCTACGCCGAGGCGCTCGGAGAGGTGCAGGAGATAATAGACACCTGCGACTTCTTCACCAGCGAGGGCAGGCGGCTCTACGGGCAGACCGTTCCCTCGGAGATGCCGGACAAGCAGCTGTTCACCTTCCGGGTGCCGGTCGGGGTCGCGGCGATCATCACCGCCGGCAACTTCCCGGTCGCCGTCCCCTCCTGGTACATCGTCCCGGCGCTTCTGTGCGGCAACGCGGTCGTCTGGAAGCCCGCCGAGTACTCCCCGGCGACCGCCGACGCCTTCTACGAGATCTTCACCCACGGCGGCCTGCCGGACGGGGTCCTCAACGTCGTGCAGGCCGAGGGGGCGATCGCCTTCGAGGGTCTCGAGCGGGCGCTCGAGGAGGGGCTCGTCGACAAGATCGGCTTCACCGGCTCCACGGAGGTCGGCAGGAGGATCGGCGAGCTCGCCGGGCGTCACCTGCAGACCCCCTGCCTCGAGCTCGGAGGGAAGAACCCGCTCGTCGTCATGCCCGACGCCCGGCTCGACCTCGCCGTCGAGGGTGCGCTCTTCTCGGGTTTCGGTACCGCCGGGCAGCGGTGCACCTCGCTCGGGACAGCCATCGTCCACGAGTCGGTGCACGACGAGTTCTTGAGGCGCCTTGCGGAGGCCGTCGGGGAGGCCAGGATAGGGGATCCGATGCAGGACGTGCTCTACGGCCCGATGCTCAGCGAGCGCTTCTACGAGCGTTTCCTGGGCTGGCTGGAGCTCACGAGAGACCACCACAGCCTGCACGGCTCGACCGGGACCGGCAGGATCACGAAGGAAAACCCGCGCGAGAACTTTGTCGGCGACCCGGAGGCGGGCCTCTACTGCCACCCGACCATAGTCGACGGCATCACTCCCGAGGACGAGCTCTACAGGACGGAGACCTTCGGCCCGATCGTCGGGGTCGCGAAGTTCTCGACCTTCGACGAGGCAGTGGAGCTCGCGAACGGCCACGGCTACGGGCTGTCGGCGTCCATCTACACCGAGAACGCCAGAGAGGCCCTGCGTTTCCGCGAGCGCATCTCGGCGGGGATGCTCAGCATCAACAACTCGACCAGCGGGGCCGAGGCGCACCTGCCCTTCGGCGGCAACGGCAAGAGTGGCAACGGCAGCCGCCTCTCCGGGATCTGGGTGCTCGACCAGTTCACCCGCTGGCAGTCGATGAACTGGGACTACTCCGGCAGGCTGCAGAAAGCACAGATGGATCTCATCGAGCTCCCCGCGGACGAGAATTTCCGCCTCGATCCTGAGGAGGATGGCGTTTGA
- a CDS encoding L-lactate permease — MFQQILNPTGNLGATVALALVPLVVLLLLLAVFRVTAWLSVIIASVVTFIIAVVVWQAPVGSALHAYAYGAATGVWSVDWITFWGVVIFNTLVVTGSFEKLQGWLIQQATADVRVQTLLLAWAFGALLEGLVGFGYPWALVAPILITLGIRDLDAIRVAAIANNAPVSFGALGVPIIALSTVTGLPLLALSASIGKIVALLALLPPWVLIYLVTGRRGLRDGWPLAIVGSLAYIAGQYPTSQYLGPYLPDIIGSIVCFAALLGLLKVWRPRTVLGFGGTPVEENAAYSEASRAPALSGGELARTFAPFIILLLVVVLWTGPWSPLPGVSLFSVEVQARSAITHEAVSSAFNFAPFVGGTAILVSWIIMLAVLRPSAADLRQVFSRTFSQMWGALLVGIFIFGLAYVFIYSGMAPSLAYGFSRIGPAFIVLAPILGWIGVALSGSNTSTNTMFGAVQATAGKLLGFPVLLAPSLGSVGAEVGKPVAPQTASVGVSTSRFVRNEGEVIRHNMGWTLILLGYLIVVGLFYYFVLPGVMRL, encoded by the coding sequence GTGTTCCAGCAGATACTCAACCCTACGGGCAACCTCGGGGCCACGGTCGCTCTGGCGCTGGTACCGCTGGTGGTTCTGTTGCTCCTGCTAGCCGTCTTCAGGGTTACGGCCTGGCTCTCGGTGATAATTGCCTCGGTGGTGACGTTCATAATCGCCGTGGTCGTCTGGCAGGCGCCGGTGGGCAGCGCGCTGCACGCCTACGCCTACGGAGCCGCCACGGGCGTCTGGTCCGTCGACTGGATCACGTTCTGGGGAGTCGTGATCTTCAACACCCTCGTCGTGACCGGCTCCTTCGAGAAGCTGCAGGGATGGCTCATCCAGCAGGCCACGGCCGACGTGCGGGTGCAGACGCTGCTCCTGGCCTGGGCGTTCGGGGCCCTGCTGGAAGGGCTCGTGGGCTTCGGGTACCCCTGGGCCCTCGTCGCCCCCATTCTCATCACGCTCGGGATCCGTGACCTCGACGCCATACGCGTCGCCGCGATAGCAAACAACGCCCCGGTCTCCTTCGGGGCCCTCGGGGTGCCGATCATCGCGCTCTCTACGGTGACCGGGCTGCCGCTTCTTGCGCTCTCCGCCTCGATCGGCAAGATCGTCGCGCTCCTGGCTCTCCTGCCGCCGTGGGTCCTGATCTACCTGGTCACCGGCAGACGCGGCCTCAGGGACGGCTGGCCGCTCGCGATCGTGGGCTCGCTCGCCTACATCGCCGGGCAGTATCCCACCTCGCAGTACCTCGGTCCTTACCTGCCGGACATCATCGGCTCGATCGTCTGCTTCGCCGCCCTTCTCGGCCTGCTCAAGGTCTGGCGACCCCGCACGGTGCTGGGATTCGGCGGGACGCCGGTCGAGGAGAACGCCGCCTACAGCGAGGCCTCCCGGGCCCCCGCCCTCAGCGGTGGGGAGCTCGCGAGGACTTTCGCACCGTTCATCATACTGCTCCTGGTCGTCGTGCTGTGGACCGGTCCCTGGTCGCCGCTTCCGGGAGTAAGCCTCTTCTCCGTCGAGGTGCAGGCCAGATCCGCCATAACGCACGAAGCCGTCTCCTCGGCATTCAACTTCGCCCCGTTCGTAGGCGGCACGGCGATACTCGTCTCCTGGATCATAATGCTCGCGGTACTCCGGCCCAGCGCCGCCGACCTGAGACAGGTCTTCTCGCGCACCTTCTCGCAGATGTGGGGCGCCCTGCTGGTGGGCATATTCATCTTCGGGCTCGCCTACGTGTTCATCTACTCCGGCATGGCGCCGTCCCTGGCCTACGGGTTCTCGCGCATCGGGCCGGCGTTCATAGTCCTCGCCCCGATACTCGGCTGGATCGGGGTCGCGCTTTCTGGCTCGAACACCTCGACGAATACAATGTTCGGCGCGGTGCAGGCCACGGCCGGAAAGCTCCTGGGCTTCCCTGTCCTCCTCGCCCCTTCCCTCGGCTCGGTCGGAGCCGAGGTCGGAAAACCCGTCGCCCCGCAGACTGCGAGCGTGGGCGTCTCCACGAGCCGCTTCGTCCGCAACGAGGGCGAGGTGATCCGGCACAACATGGGCTGGACCCTCATACTCCTGGGGTATCTGATCGTAGTCGGGCTCTTCTACTACTTCGTGCTGCCGGGCGTGATGAGGCTGTGA
- the pruA gene encoding L-glutamate gamma-semialdehyde dehydrogenase — MGLPPFRNEPYLDWNDQENVKRVRAALEKVGGELGRSYPLIIGGKEVETEGEIVSVNPARPQQVVGRVARATEREASLALDAATRAFSDWSRTAPEARARILLRAAAIMRRRKAEMIAWEVYEGGKPWPEADAQVSEAIDFLEYYAREMLRLKDGAEVHSVAGEESRYFYQPMGVGVIIAPWNFPTAILTGMSSAAIVTGNTIVMKPSEFTSVIGAKVAEIFFEAGLPEGVLNFCAGYGSEIGDYLVSDPRTRFISFTGSMRTGLRINELAAKPNGQKWIKRVIAEMGGKDAMIIDDSADLEAASSDIVRSAYGYAGQKCSAASRAIVHADVYDEVLRRVVEKARALRVGAPEGPEVFVGPLISEPQFEKVSGYIEVGREEGERVLGEDPGDPKDGYFVTPTVYAGVDPKARIAQEEIFGPVLAFIKARDFEDALAIANDSPYGLTGGLYSNDREHLERARHEFHVGNLYFNRHITGALVGVQPFGGFGLSGTDSKAGGPDYLQQHMLPKTVVERF; from the coding sequence ATGGGACTTCCGCCCTTCAGAAACGAGCCTTACCTCGACTGGAACGACCAGGAGAACGTAAAGAGGGTGCGCGCCGCGCTCGAGAAGGTGGGAGGAGAGCTCGGCAGGAGCTATCCTCTGATCATCGGGGGTAAGGAGGTAGAGACCGAGGGTGAGATCGTCTCGGTAAACCCCGCGCGACCGCAGCAGGTCGTGGGCCGCGTGGCCCGGGCGACCGAGCGGGAGGCCAGCCTAGCGCTCGATGCCGCGACGCGGGCCTTCTCGGACTGGAGCCGCACCGCTCCGGAGGCCAGGGCGCGCATCCTGCTGCGCGCCGCCGCCATCATGCGCCGCAGGAAGGCGGAGATGATCGCCTGGGAGGTCTACGAGGGCGGGAAGCCGTGGCCCGAGGCCGACGCCCAGGTCTCGGAGGCCATAGACTTCCTCGAGTACTACGCCCGCGAGATGCTGCGCCTGAAGGACGGGGCGGAGGTGCACTCGGTCGCTGGTGAAGAGAGCCGCTACTTCTACCAGCCGATGGGGGTGGGGGTCATCATCGCCCCGTGGAACTTCCCGACGGCGATCCTCACCGGGATGTCCTCGGCGGCCATCGTCACCGGCAACACCATCGTCATGAAGCCCTCCGAGTTCACCAGCGTGATCGGGGCGAAGGTCGCAGAGATCTTCTTCGAAGCCGGGCTGCCCGAGGGGGTGCTCAACTTCTGCGCCGGGTACGGCTCCGAGATAGGCGACTACCTGGTCTCCGACCCCAGGACCCGCTTCATCTCGTTCACCGGCTCGATGCGGACGGGCCTCAGGATCAACGAGCTCGCCGCGAAACCCAACGGGCAGAAGTGGATAAAGCGCGTGATCGCCGAGATGGGCGGCAAGGACGCGATGATAATCGACGACTCCGCCGACCTCGAGGCCGCGTCCTCGGACATCGTGAGGAGCGCCTACGGGTACGCGGGTCAGAAGTGCTCGGCCGCGAGCCGCGCCATAGTCCACGCCGACGTCTACGACGAGGTCCTGCGGAGGGTCGTCGAGAAGGCTCGGGCGCTCCGCGTCGGTGCTCCCGAGGGACCCGAGGTCTTCGTCGGGCCGCTGATCAGCGAGCCGCAGTTCGAGAAGGTCTCGGGCTACATCGAGGTCGGACGGGAGGAGGGCGAGCGGGTCCTGGGTGAGGACCCCGGCGACCCGAAGGACGGCTACTTCGTGACGCCGACGGTCTACGCCGGCGTGGACCCCAAAGCGAGGATAGCGCAGGAGGAGATCTTCGGCCCCGTCCTCGCGTTCATAAAGGCCCGCGACTTCGAGGACGCCCTGGCGATAGCCAACGACTCCCCCTACGGGCTCACCGGAGGCCTCTACTCGAACGACCGGGAGCACCTGGAGAGGGCCCGGCACGAGTTCCACGTCGGCAACCTCTACTTCAACCGGCACATCACCGGCGCCCTGGTCGGCGTGCAACCCTTCGGCGGCTTCGGGCTCTCGGGAACCGACTCGAAGGCCGGCGGCCCGGACTACCTGCAGCAGCACATGCTTCCCAAGACCGTCGTGGAGAGGTTCTAG
- a CDS encoding SRPBCC family protein yields MAHVKATAERTVSAGQQRVYEFISDFQEKRPHILTENFSEYAVEEGGRGAGTVVRYRLRAGRERPFRMRVEEPDPGSTLRESDEGSSFVTTWRLSSQGEDRTRVRVVVEWDGARGVAGIFERIFAPAGIRRVYEGVLERLDEVVREG; encoded by the coding sequence GTGGCGCACGTGAAGGCTACCGCCGAGAGGACGGTCTCCGCAGGACAGCAGAGGGTCTACGAGTTCATCTCGGACTTCCAGGAGAAGCGCCCCCACATACTCACCGAAAACTTCTCGGAATACGCCGTCGAGGAAGGGGGGAGGGGCGCCGGAACGGTGGTGCGCTACCGGCTGCGGGCCGGGCGCGAGCGACCGTTCCGGATGCGTGTAGAGGAACCGGACCCGGGGAGTACGCTGAGAGAGAGCGACGAGGGTTCCTCTTTCGTGACCACCTGGCGTCTCTCCTCGCAGGGTGAGGACAGGACCCGGGTCCGGGTCGTCGTGGAATGGGACGGGGCGCGGGGAGTGGCCGGCATCTTCGAGCGGATCTTCGCCCCGGCAGGGATAAGGCGCGTCTACGAGGGGGTGCTGGAGAGGCTGGATGAGGTCGTGAGGGAAGGGTAG
- a CDS encoding cyclic nucleotide-binding domain-containing protein — protein MSETLLETLEPFTRLEPGELEQIRRIARPVEFGPGSTLIREGEPCRALYVLASGTVEVRKKILPGSTRQLAVLKAPTVVGEVGLLAGGVRSTALVRARTRTRGYEIPREAFVGLVEEGSLAALKVVYELGRLLAERMAKTDDTIAQLVTRLEEGGETQGPEIFRDTMMQEWGS, from the coding sequence ATGAGTGAGACCCTGCTGGAGACACTGGAGCCGTTCACGAGGCTCGAGCCGGGAGAGCTGGAACAGATCCGGAGGATAGCGCGCCCGGTCGAGTTCGGGCCCGGAAGCACCCTGATACGAGAAGGGGAGCCTTGCCGGGCGCTCTACGTGCTCGCCTCCGGAACCGTCGAGGTGCGCAAGAAGATCCTTCCGGGCAGCACCCGCCAGCTCGCCGTCCTCAAGGCCCCGACCGTGGTGGGTGAGGTGGGGCTCCTCGCCGGAGGAGTGCGGTCCACGGCTCTCGTGCGGGCGCGAACCAGGACACGAGGGTACGAGATCCCGCGCGAGGCCTTCGTCGGGCTCGTCGAGGAAGGCTCGCTCGCCGCCCTCAAGGTAGTCTACGAGCTGGGGCGGCTTCTCGCCGAGCGCATGGCGAAGACCGACGATACCATCGCGCAGCTCGTGACCAGGCTGGAGGAGGGCGGCGAAACCCAGGGCCCGGAGATCTTCCGGGACACCATGATGCAGGAGTGGGGCTCCTGA
- a CDS encoding amino acid permease, with protein MRHMTMISLGGVIGAGLFVGSGAVISTVGPAAFISYAIAGLIIVMVMRMLGEMAVASPQIGSFAEYARISLGDWAGFAVGWLYWYFWVIVLAVEAQAGALIIQGLFDLSSQYQWLISLVLMLLLTGTNLFSVGSYGEFEFWFASIKVAAIIGFIALGALYVLGLWPGAGLDFSNLTAHGGFLPHGALVMFAGVTTLIFSFVGAEIVTLAAAESREPERSVARATNSVIWRVMLFYVLSIFLIVTIVPWNDPALEPRGQTRGPFVAALEQINFPGAATIMSVVVLVAVLSCLNSGLYTCSRMLNAIARRGDAPKAFLRVNGRGVPVWSILISTAVGYLSVIAAFYAPNAVFTFLLNTSGAVALFVYLLIAISELRLRRRIERENPERLAIKMWLYPYLTWLTIGVFVVVIVAVGINADTRSQLLLTLLSIGVVLVAYALTWYFGKRNREAGPSRAPVDR; from the coding sequence ATGCGGCACATGACGATGATCTCGCTTGGCGGGGTCATCGGGGCCGGGCTCTTCGTGGGCAGCGGGGCGGTCATAAGCACGGTGGGGCCGGCGGCGTTCATCTCCTATGCGATAGCGGGTTTGATCATCGTGATGGTGATGAGGATGCTCGGGGAGATGGCGGTCGCCTCGCCGCAGATAGGTTCGTTCGCGGAGTATGCCAGGATCTCTCTAGGGGACTGGGCAGGTTTTGCGGTCGGGTGGCTCTACTGGTATTTCTGGGTCATCGTACTCGCGGTGGAAGCGCAGGCGGGTGCTTTGATCATCCAGGGGCTCTTCGACCTCTCCTCGCAGTACCAGTGGCTGATCTCGCTGGTGCTGATGCTGCTTCTGACCGGCACCAACCTGTTCTCGGTCGGCTCCTACGGCGAGTTCGAGTTCTGGTTCGCCTCGATCAAGGTCGCCGCGATAATAGGGTTCATCGCGCTCGGGGCGCTGTATGTACTCGGGCTCTGGCCCGGGGCGGGTCTCGACTTTTCCAACCTGACGGCCCACGGAGGGTTCCTTCCCCACGGCGCGCTCGTGATGTTCGCCGGGGTTACTACCCTGATCTTCTCGTTCGTCGGCGCCGAGATAGTAACGCTGGCTGCGGCCGAGTCGCGGGAGCCCGAGCGCAGCGTGGCGCGGGCGACGAACTCGGTCATCTGGCGGGTCATGCTCTTCTACGTGCTCTCGATCTTCCTGATCGTGACCATAGTGCCGTGGAACGACCCGGCGCTCGAGCCCAGGGGACAGACCCGCGGGCCGTTCGTGGCGGCGCTCGAGCAGATCAACTTCCCCGGCGCCGCCACGATAATGAGCGTCGTCGTGCTGGTCGCGGTACTCTCCTGCCTGAACTCCGGCCTCTACACCTGCTCGAGGATGCTCAACGCCATCGCCCGGCGTGGGGACGCCCCGAAGGCTTTCCTGCGGGTCAACGGACGCGGCGTGCCGGTGTGGTCGATACTCATAAGCACGGCGGTCGGGTACCTCTCGGTCATCGCGGCCTTCTACGCTCCGAACGCCGTTTTCACATTCCTGCTCAACACCTCCGGGGCGGTCGCGCTCTTCGTTTACCTCCTCATCGCCATCTCCGAGCTCAGGCTCAGGCGGCGCATAGAGCGGGAGAATCCCGAGAGGCTCGCCATAAAGATGTGGCTCTACCCCTACCTGACCTGGCTCACCATAGGCGTCTTCGTCGTGGTCATCGTCGCCGTGGGCATCAACGCCGACACCCGCTCGCAACTCCTCCTGACCCTGCTCAGCATAGGTGTCGTGCTGGTCGCCTACGCGCTCACGTGGTATTTCGGTAAGAGAAACCGGGAGGCCGGCCCATCGCGAGCGCCGGTGGACCGCTAG
- a CDS encoding GntR family transcriptional regulator, producing the protein MVAAGLRDAILSGVLAGGTPLRQEEIARRFGVSKIPVREALRQLEGEGLVSFYPHRGAVVSRLSRLEVEEITEIREMLEPVALGKAFPRLGEEEFARAEDILRQIDEEEDLISRWGELNWRFHATLFAPAGRPRLMEIIRMQHVAFERYIRMHLALSDYEKPQREHYELLELCRRGDEEAALALLARHVRETGDLLLESIKE; encoded by the coding sequence ATGGTCGCCGCCGGGCTGCGCGACGCCATACTCAGCGGCGTGCTTGCGGGTGGTACACCTTTGCGGCAGGAGGAGATCGCCCGCCGCTTCGGGGTCAGCAAGATTCCGGTGCGCGAGGCGCTCAGGCAGCTGGAGGGCGAGGGGCTCGTCTCCTTCTACCCGCACCGCGGCGCGGTCGTCTCCCGACTCTCGCGGCTCGAGGTCGAGGAGATAACCGAGATCCGGGAGATGCTCGAGCCCGTGGCGCTGGGGAAGGCCTTCCCCAGGCTGGGGGAGGAGGAGTTCGCCCGCGCGGAGGACATCCTGCGCCAGATAGACGAGGAAGAAGATCTCATCTCACGCTGGGGGGAGCTGAACTGGCGCTTTCACGCCACGCTCTTCGCCCCGGCCGGAAGGCCGCGGCTCATGGAGATCATCCGGATGCAGCACGTGGCCTTCGAGCGCTACATCAGGATGCACCTGGCTCTTTCGGACTACGAGAAGCCCCAGCGGGAGCACTACGAGCTGCTCGAACTCTGCCGACGGGGTGATGAGGAGGCCGCGCTCGCCCTCCTCGCCCGCCACGTCCGGGAGACCGGGGATCTGTTGCTGGAATCTATAAAAGAGTAG
- a CDS encoding glutathione S-transferase family protein, whose product MAFADAKFFPAVFLAASGRRRGLPEERIAEGMRRLKDHLSELEARLEGREYLAGSFSLADIAYAGNFVRLRELEESGELSLEGWPRVFSWIGRIEARENYRKAL is encoded by the coding sequence ATGGCCTTCGCCGACGCGAAGTTCTTCCCGGCGGTCTTCCTGGCCGCCTCCGGACGACGGAGGGGCCTCCCGGAGGAGCGCATCGCGGAAGGGATGCGGAGGCTGAAGGATCATCTCTCGGAGCTGGAGGCGCGCCTGGAGGGACGGGAATATCTGGCGGGATCCTTCTCGCTGGCGGACATCGCCTATGCTGGTAACTTCGTCCGTCTGCGGGAGCTTGAGGAGAGCGGGGAGCTATCCCTGGAAGGATGGCCGCGGGTGTTCTCCTGGATCGGGCGTATTGAGGCGCGGGAGAATTACAGAAAGGCCCTCTGA
- a CDS encoding proline dehydrogenase family protein: MGLFDRVMAGAVPVIPRPIVRRVSSRYIAGTRLEDAVGVIRALNSEGCVATVDVLGESTTDKAQASATLAEYKRVVDTLERNGLESGISVKLTALGLALDEELCRANLEELVEYAGERGRFVRVDMEDSPYTEKTIRMVLDTHARHENVGAVIQAYMRRSIDDVQRLVEAGVSVRLCKGIYDEPREIAYKDYDTVRQNYVFLLEELLRGGCYVGVATHDEYLVWHALRLVHQLGVSKDRYEFQMLLGVDEELRRILVRDGHKVRVYVPYGEQWYEYSTRRLKENPKIAGYVTLDVLQSVGGALKRAAGH, from the coding sequence GTGGGGCTCTTCGACAGGGTGATGGCCGGTGCGGTTCCGGTGATACCGCGTCCCATCGTGCGCAGGGTCTCAAGCCGCTACATCGCCGGGACCCGCCTGGAAGATGCCGTGGGCGTCATAAGGGCGCTCAACTCCGAGGGGTGCGTGGCGACGGTGGACGTGCTCGGCGAGAGCACGACCGACAAGGCCCAGGCCTCCGCCACGCTCGCGGAGTACAAACGCGTGGTCGACACCCTGGAGAGAAACGGCCTCGAGAGCGGCATCTCGGTCAAGCTCACCGCCCTCGGGCTCGCGCTCGACGAGGAGCTCTGCCGGGCGAACCTGGAAGAGCTCGTGGAGTACGCCGGAGAGCGGGGCCGCTTCGTGCGGGTGGACATGGAGGACTCGCCCTACACCGAGAAGACGATCCGGATGGTGCTCGACACCCACGCCCGGCATGAGAACGTGGGGGCCGTAATCCAGGCGTACATGCGGCGCAGCATAGACGACGTGCAGCGCCTGGTTGAGGCCGGCGTCTCGGTCCGGCTGTGCAAGGGCATCTACGACGAGCCGCGCGAGATCGCCTACAAGGACTACGACACCGTGCGTCAGAACTACGTGTTTTTGCTCGAGGAGCTGCTGCGCGGCGGCTGCTACGTCGGGGTGGCCACCCACGACGAGTACCTGGTCTGGCACGCGCTGCGCCTCGTCCACCAGCTCGGGGTTTCGAAGGACCGCTACGAGTTCCAGATGCTCCTCGGTGTGGACGAGGAGCTCAGGCGCATACTCGTCCGGGACGGTCACAAGGTGCGCGTCTACGTGCCCTACGGCGAGCAGTGGTACGAGTACTCCACCCGGCGCCTCAAGGAGAACCCGAAGATAGCGGGGTACGTCACGTTGGACGTACTTCAGAGTGTGGGCGGTGCATTGAAGAGGGCCGCCGGACACTGA